In the Sorghum bicolor cultivar BTx623 chromosome 4, Sorghum_bicolor_NCBIv3, whole genome shotgun sequence genome, cacttgagcttatcagTCGAATCTGCTAGCCATTCAGTAGTGCttttctttcacaataaatTACCAAACAGTATTTTCTACCACGACTTTTCAACTAAGCGTATATAAGGTTTGCCATGGCCGTGCTAGGAGCTAAAAAACTGTTCCTCACCACTTTAATCCAATCAAAAAGAACTTCGTGCATACTCTACTCTCTACTCTGCTCCCACACTAGAATCATTCCAGCTGAGAATGTGAAATAAAGGGGTGGCTATGTATTTGTTGTCGGCATGGGAGTTTACATCCACGTGTGTATCAGCATCCGTGGCGAATAGGGGAGGGCGTTGGATAGTGCGGCGCAGCCAAACGCAAGGATAGTATTAGGTAGGGATTAAACTCACTAAacttatactccctccatatgtATTTGTTGTCGGCATGGGAGTTTACATCCACGTGTGTATCGGCATCCGTGGCGAATAGGGGAGGGTGTTGGATTGCGCGGCGCAGCCAAACGCAAGGATAGTATTAGGTAGGGATTAAACTCACTAAacttatactccctccatacctgaATTAGTGGTCGTTCTAGGCTCTTGGCATATTTTTACAAAGGATGACGTTGTATGCTCGTAGAGTCAAGTTTGGACGCGAATGCCCCTCGCTGATGCCACCCGTCCACCTTTGACTTCAAAGGCCATCAAAAAAGAGCGCGCCTACGTGGATTTGAACTAACAACCTCTAGCCTCAAGCTACGGAGAACTAGCCACTTGAGCTATGCAAGATTGTTGTAAAGGTGACACCCGCAGTCTTATTTATGAAGAGCAAAGGAGGAAAAATATCCCTAATTTTTACTCATTGGTAAATATAATCATATTCTAAATATCACTAATTCAAATATAAAAGGAGtattattttggaagacaagccAGACTAGCCAGGCGACAAAGGCCTCTCTACTATATATATTGTTCTTTGTTCTGGATCGTTTCTGCTACTATTGTATCATGCCTCGTGCCGTTGTTCCTTCGTAATTGTGTCACTTCATAACAGAAGCCAAGTCTTGTGCACTTAGGGGCGAACAGGTTACTCATCGGGATTAGTATGAGAGAAGCTACCGCGATATGATGTTATATTGAGAATTTTGATAGAAGATATACAGAAGATTAACGAAAAGTTATCGGAGTCGACGGACCCGATACTATACTGTAGATCAGTGTGCATGTATCTGAAAGAATAATGTCTTCATCAGTTTAGGGTAGCAAAATGGACATGAGTATATGTTTGCATCTAAAATGCGCTTTTGTAGCACCGTAACTTTATTGATGGCCGATTGGTGCGTGCCTTGGTGGGTCGCTAGCTAGCCGCATggactccatgcatgtgttgcTTAAGGAGAAAAAGGTGGTCCATGGGCATCGGAGCCGGCCGCTTTTCTTCATCCTCCTGTCCTGCCCCATGAGATGCTCACCCGCCGTTTCTGTCTAGTGAGCACTAGCTAAAAAAGCCTGCCCGTGTAGCATATGCATGGATATCCAAGAAAACAAAAGGCAAATTAAACGCGCGGTGTCCGGCCGGTGCAGTGACCAACTGACGACGACCGAAGGTTTTCCTGGGCCGGGGGACGAGAACGCAGTTAGAATCACATAATTCGCACTGACATTCGTATCCAgcagaagagaaataataaaaaatTATCTCTTTTCTGATAGATATGAATCTCAATATCAATTTTATAGCCTACATTATAAGCGCGTATACCGGCAAAATTTACTTTACCCAAAAGACAACGCACCCACGTTCACGGGCAAAAGCTATAGCAGCTGCCCGCGTTTCGGCGCGAGCCGGTGGGGTGGGAAGGGCAGGATACTTAATTAGTTTGTTTGATTTTACATAGGAATGAGTACTTTTGTTCATGGTTTTGAATTTTAGATTTTGAAACAATATTttcaggctttgtttagttaaaaaaatacaaaataaatactgcagcattttcgtttgtatttgacaaatattgtttaactaTGGActtactaggctcaaaagattcatctcgcaaattaaagACAAACTGTCGTCATCTAGACTCGGTGTCCAGACACTAACGAGTGATAAATCTGCGTGCTCCTTAGCccgaatggtgatgcaagagaacacagagggtttatactggttcaggGTGaagatgccctacgtccagtgagaggGTTGAAGTCTGCATTTTCTTGCATCCgagagtgcttgtagtaggggagtACAAGGTGGTTGCGAGAGAGAGGGgtgagtcccaggtctcggcttaggGGGAGAGTGGTGGTGCGCTCAGAGTCCTGAGGCGTCTAACTCTGTGCGTGTATGCGTCGAAGTGTTCGTCGGGTGGAATGTTTGTGTGCGTGTTGTGCTCGTGTCTTCACATGTCCCCTATGGGGTGCCCtgcctctccttttatagccacAAGGGGCGGTAGAGTTTTTACATGTGTAAGTCTGGTAGTTTATCCCCAGTGTGCAGGGAGATTACAGTGCCGACTGTGGAGATTAGCCGCCTCGTCCTTATGATATGGGTTGTGGCATGGTTGTCCCTGTTGGTAGCGTCGCCGAGCCCTGTTTGAGTCGTGGTCGTCGGATCCGAGGCCCTATACCCCGTCCTGCAACAGTAGAATAGTAATCACCAGTACATGGCAACAGTGGCGCGGGTTAACTCCTCCCATCCCTCTTACTGTCATGTTGTACACACAGTGATAGAGGTGAGGTGTTACAGGGTCAGGAGTTGGTGGAATAGCGAGCGACGTGCCCTGCCGCGACGTGGGAGGCATGCCTTATGTCGCGTCAGAGGTacggccgccgtgtgtgagaagCCTGGTGCCGAGGCCGGGGCTCGGGCGGGGCATTGATTGCGCTTGAGGCCGGGGCTCGGGCGAGACGttgattgcgctcgaggccggAGCTCGGGCGAGGAGTTGGTTGCGCTCGATGCCGGGGCTCGGTTGACGCGTTGGTTGCGCTCGAGGCCGGGGCTCGGTCGAGGCGTTGATTGAGCTCGAGGCCGGGGCTCAGTTGAGGCGTTGATTGTGCCATGGTTCAGGGCTTGTCTCTGTTCCTTTTTTGccgctttttttttcttttggttaAGGTATCTcagtttatggtacccaacacaaactgtataattagttatttttgtaatttatattcaatgctctatacatgtggtgtaagattcgatgtgattgagaatctgaaattttttgcaaaatttcttggaaactaaacaaggcctcaatgtgTAGCTTTGCTGGCTAACCATATAATATAAGGATAAAATTGCTCGGAAGACACCTAGTAGTCCTGCGATGACTAGTTCGATGAAACGTTGTACTGAGAAATTGTAGGCAGTATGTATATTTGCATGCGtttatttcttatttattttcctaaatTCAGCCAATTTGCATGGACAAATTGTAATCGGGGTTTATTAAAACACacattgtttagttccgaaaagtgaaaagttttcggtactgtagcactttcgtttgtttgtgataaatattatccaatcatggattaactaggatcaaaagattcgtctcgtaatttctagctaaactgtgtaattagtttttgttttcgtctatatttaatgtttcatgcatgtactataagattcgatgtgacggagaatcttaaaaactttttggtttttagggtgaactaaacaaggccccacttGAATCTCCTCCCACCGCAGAATTTTGGACTCCGTGGCTCTTTCCCGAGCGGACGTGTGTCTCTTTGTCTTTTCCATAAAAGTCCTCTATCGTTTTTGAAATAAACCCGCAATCCAGTTCGTAAGTCTAGATAAAATCTAGGTTTGGAAATTTTCCGAAGAGCCCCCTCCACCTAGCCCGAGCGGCCGAACGCTAACCCGTTCCTCATTCCCGTCTCTCCTCCCGCTGCCGCAAGCCCGGCCACTCGCCCAGTGAGTGCATCTAGCCAGCACCGGCATCTACGGCACCGGATCCTGCATCGACGACCATAGCACAAACTCCCATTTAAATTATGAAAGTACAGCACCATGACCAATGTTGACCTGCTAATTTGCTGCATCACCATGGCCACATGGAGCCCCTAGCTACACCACCAAGGCCACCACACGGCTTTCCCGTCCTCCGGTGGCATGGTCGTGCCCGCTCTTGCGCGGCAATAGCGTCAAGGGCTCGGTCGTCCGCCTGTCCGCGCCACCATGCCGCGTGCTGCCGTCGGCGGCAGTCCAGGCAAAGAACACAGATGGGAGCACAGAGGCGAGCCATGTCCGGCAACTAACTGCGTGGAAGGGACCACGACGGCCCCCAAGCCGAAGAGGACGACATCCACAACATCCCCGCCACCTACCCCAGCGTTCATTGCCTTGGCAGCACCCATCACCAACACCTCCAATGCAGGACTCGACGTCAACATTGATAGCGCACAGGAGGTGTTCGTTCGAATGGCCATGAGGTAAACAACACGTCCTTTGGTCTCTATGTTGATGCCATGAATCGCTAGCTATTTGGGCTGTGTTCCTAATCCTGTATCCAGTACTAGAAAATCCTCTTTGATAATTAGTTACTCACAATGATGCATGTATCTATGTTATGAATGGTGAATGTGAGAATGTCTGAAACAAACTGATCACTGTCCATCTGTGGGGCTAGCTGCCATTGTATGAAAAAACTCTTTTTGCTACTCACTATTGATGCAAGCATCTTTGTGGCAAAACAATTTTGATATATCTTCATTCCTATGTGCTGAAAAATGAACATAAACAAAATATCCAGAGGATCAGACTTCTACCCTGGTTTTCTTAATGGAGAAATTATAGCGTTCAGTATGTCTGTTGTCGATCGTCTAGGGGAAGGGTTATCATATCATCTGGACATGCAACACGATTTTGAAATTACAACAACCAAAACTATGAGAACCATTAATTTTGaggacaaaagaaaaaaaaggggacTACATTTTGGTTCCCTATCAATAAGACAGAAAAGTGTATTGTTGTATGAACTGTGAAGGATCAAAATTTTGTCCTGGTTTTTTCCAATTTTTACAAAGAGAGTGTTTTTCATTGAATGTTTGGAGGAAAATGTCTTTTTATGCCACAATGATGTGTCCTTTTCTTCCCTCATATTTATCAAACAATGTGATTAGTCAGTAAAGTTATCCAAAATCTAACCCTTTTCCTTGGATTGGAGCTGCCATTCTAACCTTTTTTGTCCGTGTTTCTAAAAGGTGCTCAAGGAGAGGATTGAGCACATCAAAGCTAAGAAGAATGATGCTTTTAAATCTAGGAGTGAATTTACTGAAGAAATGTCAGAGATATGTAAGGATTTTGTGATTATACATGATGAAATGATTTTTAGCAAACCTGCAGCTCCCTCAATTTTGCAGGTTAGCATGTCATACCATGTTGGTCAATCTTGCACATCCTGACAATTGAGCTTGATGAAATATTGAATTTTTAGCGACACTACAGAAAGGTTACAAGAGACATACGGATTGGGTAGCAGGTACTACCAAGACAATATTGGCATTGTCCGTGATTGCATAGCGGCTAGACTCTACAGTTTCACATGATTAGGAACATTGGTTGCTAATTTATCCACTGACCCAGGCGTGGCATGCCTTGTACCTGTGCACCTTATGTGTGTCAAGATGCTTTGCATTGCTCAAGCCAACGGTACCTTCATTCCTGACCTGTGCCCTCCCTGATGCTTGATATTCTTGAAATGAAAAACTTATAGGACGTCCAGGAGGTGTTGGCAAAGCCGTGAAATTTTCATTGTTAAACAAGTTTGGTTTCTTGCAATATAACATTCCACTGTGGAACACGCACTTTGAAGAAGCCTGTAACAGTTTTCTTTGGCAGGTGGACAAGAAAA is a window encoding:
- the LOC110435154 gene encoding uncharacterized protein LOC110435154 produces the protein MPRAAVGGSPGKEHRWEHRGEPCPATNCVEGTTTAPKPKRTTSTTSPPPTPAFIALAAPITNTSNAGLDVNIDSAQEVFVRMAMRCSRRGLSTSKLRRMMLLNLGVNLLKKCQRYVSMSYHVGQSCTS